One Miscanthus floridulus cultivar M001 chromosome 11, ASM1932011v1, whole genome shotgun sequence DNA window includes the following coding sequences:
- the LOC136494782 gene encoding triacylglycerol lipase 2 has product MATRPAPIATRAAANGTCQSRVEPFGYKCEEHTVTTADGYILSLQRIPGGRGSGQSAAAGNKIPVLLQHGLLMDGVTWLMNSPNESLGYILADGGYDVWIANTRGTVYSRGHTTLSSSDPTYWDWSWDELASNDLSAVVQYVYAQSGQQRLHYVGHSLGTLIAFAALSQHQQLGMLRSAGLLSPIAYLNKVASPLALAGADTFLAEALYWLGLDVFDPTGEPVHKLVTDICSQPGINCYNMMSVFTGDNCCLDNSSVQVFLAHEPQASATKNMVHLAQMIRRGTLAKYDYGNAADNTKHYGQATPPAYDVSAIPDDFPLFLSYGGRDTLSDPQDVSHLLQVLKSHDGDKFTVQYLEDYAHADFVMAGNARERVYAPLMAFFKLQDK; this is encoded by the exons ATGGCAACGCGGCCAGCTCCAATAGCGACACGCGCGGCGGCCAACGGCACGTGCCAGTCCAGGGTGGAGCCGTTCGGGTACAAGTGCGAGGAACACACC GTGACCACCGCGGACGGGTACATCCTGAGCTTGCAGCGGATCCCCGGCGGCCGGGGCTCCGGCCAATCGGCGGCGGCCGGCAATAAGATCCCGGTGCTGCTCCAGCACGGCCTCCTCATG GACGGCGTGACGTGGCTGATGAACTCCCCGAACGAGTCCCTGGGCTACATCCTGGCGGACGGCGGCTACGACGTGTGGATCGCCAACACCCGGGGCACCGTCTACAGCCGCGGCCACACCACGCTGTCATCCAGCGACCCG ACGTACTGGGACTGGTCGTGGGACGAGCTCGCCAGCAACGACCTCTCGGCGGTGGTGCAGTACGTGTACGCGCAGTCCGGCCAGCAGAGGCTGCACTACGTCGGCCACTCGCTGGGGACGCTCATCGCGTTCGCGGCGCTCAGCCAGCACCAGCAGCTGGGGATGCTGAGGTCCGCCGGACTGCTCAGCCCCATCGCCTACCTCAACAAGGTGGCGTCGCCGCTCGCGCTGGCGGGCGCAGACACCTTCCTCGCCGAg GCTCTGTACTGGCTGGGGCTCGATGTGTTCGACCCGACAGG GGAACCTGTCCACAAACTAGTGACTGACATATGCTCGCAACCAGGGATCAATTGCTACAATATGATGTCAGTGTTCACAG GTGACAACTGCTGCCTCGACAACTCCTCGGTCCAGGTCTTCCTTGCCCATGAGCCACAGGCTTCCGCAACCAAGAACATGGTCCATCTGGCCCAAA TGATCCGACGAGGGACGCTTGCCAAGTACGACTACGGCAACGCCGCGGACAACACGAAGCACTATGGGCAGGCGACGCCGCCGGCCTACGACGTCTCGGCGATCCCCGACGACTTCCCGCTCTTCCTCAGCTACGGCGGCAGGGACACCCTGTCGGACCCGCAGGACGTGAGCCACCTGCTCCAGGTGCTCAAGTCGCACGACGGCGACAAGTTCACGGTCCAGTACTTGGAGGACTACGCGCACGCCGATTTCGTCATGGCTGGCAACGCGAGGGAGAGGGTGTATGCGCCTCTCATGGCCTTCTTCAAGCTCCAGGACAAATGA